A region of the Phaseolus vulgaris cultivar G19833 chromosome 11, P. vulgaris v2.0, whole genome shotgun sequence genome:
AAGTATTTGTTATTCATTTTGTTTTAAAGCTGAATTGACTTAATTTTGAACCATTCAATGTGATTGAAATGTATGCATTGTAAGTTGTATATGCGTACGAGTTTGACTAGTGTAAAATCAAACAGGTCGTGGATCAGTTTTGTTAATCATGGAAAATTTTGCAATAAACTACAGTGAGTTTTTTAACTAACGTTAGTActttttaatacaaatttatatattaagacTACCGGTGGACAGATTATGAAGTGaacaaattttgattttataatttaaaaattgttggaTTTGGTAttctgtttttaaaatttacgtATACTTGAGCGTTGGGATACTCGGAGAGGGAGGTGGTGACGTGGATGGCAGTTGCGCAGGAGCATGTTAAAGACACAAACATTAGTTTTTGTAGTTAATGTGTTATTGtgcttttaaaaaaacaaatcaagTATTCATATCTTCAAATAAAGAAACATTTTGAAGTGAAATTTATTTCGTcagtaaatattatatttttcataaataagaGCACCGAAAAGAAATTTATCACTCTTCAAGAAATTCTTTAAATAAACTGGATAGGTTTGATCCTTTGAACACCGTGTTTATCTATCGTTTCTCCatcatttttgttttgtttagcTATCATCTTCATTTCAATGGACTCAAATCATTCAGTCGTTCTCTACCCCAGTGAATTAGGATATCCCTggacagaagaaaaaaaacatcatCATTCAATGGTGAGAGGTGCTTTCATCTTCAATTCATGATTTCGTTTCTTCTGAAGAAGGAGATCTATGAGGCTGTTGAGTGCGATTTCCGGGTCTTGATCCAGCAAAAACTGCTCCCCCACCTCTGCAGGAGTGACATTGATGGTCCCAAGAAACTTCTCAATTTGAACAAAAAGTGGGTGCTCTGTGATCCCAAGGTAATTGGAAGCCAGCATTTTGAACCCACCAGGGGTGCAGTAGGTCATGTCAATGTGCACATCCATGCGCCCAGGGCGCAAGAGAGCAGGGTCCAATTTCTCCTTGTGATTCGTGGTGAACACCATGATCCTCTCATCCCCACAACTTGACCACAACCCATCCATGAAACTCAGGAACCCCGATAACGTGACCTGTAATTCAAAACCATATGTTGATGCTTGAAAGAAAGTGTATAAAATTGACATTGGATTATACCTGGGGTGGTGGTGGATTGTGAAATGAGTGAGAATGGGGTTGTGATGATGTAGGTTTTGCAATCCTGTCCTGCAATTGAAGGGAACAATCAATGTCTTCCACAACAAGTATGGAACGGTTCCTGGTGGCCATCAGCAACTTCCTGAGATCAGAATTTCGCCTAACAGAGGTGAGTTCCAAATCATAGACATCAAAATTCAGATAATTGGCCATGGCAGCAATCAAACTCGATTTCCCAGTACCAGGGGGACCCGAAAGCAAGTACCCTCTCTTCCACGCCTTCCCAACACTCTTATAGAAACCCTTCCTCTCCACAAACCTATCCAAATCCCTAATTATCATCTCCTTCAATTCCCAATCCATAGCCACTGTCGCCAACGTCGCAGGGTGCTCGAGATTCACGCCCTGCCACAAATCCCCCCTCCCTCCCATCCGCATCCGCTTGTCCTTCACCGTGAAGAGCCTCAGCGTCTTCCTCCGCTCGCGCGCCGCCTTGGCCTCCTCCATCACGCGCGGCAAATACTCCGACAGAACCATCTCCCGGTGCTTCTTGTGGAACCGCACCTCGAAGAACCGCACCTCGGAATTCGATTTGTGGCGTCCGGCCACGAGCTTCCACCGGAACGGCACGCCGTTGAAGGAGTCCGTGATCTCGTCGTTGCCGTCCAGCAGGAGGGACACGTGGCGCGATCTCGAAGGCATCGTGGCGCGGAAGCGTTTCGCGTTCGGCGCCTCGTGCGGCTTGAGGTAGAGCTGCGCCGCGGCGAAGAGCGGGTTCGGAGCGAACTCGTGGAACTGGTCGATGACGAGGGTGAGTTCGGAGGAGAAGGAGAGGAGTTTGGAGAGTTTGGAGTAGAGGTAGTGCTGGAGCTCCGGGGGAATGTAGTTGCGGGTGAACGAGCGGAGGAGCATCACGGTGGCCGCCACGGACGCCGCCGTGGAGACTACGTTTTGAAATTTGGGAGTCGTCATTGGGCCTTAATTGGGCCGGTGTAAGAATCGGTAAGTCAAGAGAGAAAATATTGATGAATATGAAATCTGAAACTATGAACTGATGCAATTAAGAATCATTGATTTGATTTGGTGAGTTTACTTGTTTTGAGTATTGTTTTCTCATTGCAATTTCTTCGTTGACCGTGACTTCTACTAACAATAACAAAGTCTTCTTTCCTACAGTTGCAGGAAACTTCTTTTGAGCTTCACAGCATTTCAATTCTCAGTGGAAGGTATGCTACACGCGGGAAATTTACGAAAGTGGTGCAATTTCTCACTCTTTTTATGAAAAtgagtaattaaaaaaaaaaaaaaactacaaaacaACCTTACATAGGATAAAATCCTTGTTACATTATACGGTATTGTTAACTGTGGTCAAACCAAGGAAAAAGTGGGGAAGGAACCAACAAAATATCTCACACTTGAGTTCTTAAGGAATCAGTGAGCCCACATAAAATGAAAGTAAAGCATCATCAGATATTACACTGATATCATAAAACTATACAATAATTAGTATACTATTTTTTCTACTTTCTTTTCACTATATTATTTCACActttttatctctcttttttGCATATTATATTGCATGTTTTCTTTTGCCTTTTATTTTTGCAATTTGTTGCATATTATATCTAGAATCAAAAAAATGCCAAACATCATGCAAAAGCAGAATATCTATTGCTACTCCTAGTGACATTACATGGTGGTGACTGGCATATTGAGCTTCTGCATAATTAAATAATGCTTCTCCCAATACCTAATTATATTCTATACTTAAACTCTTATACcttctatttttctttccttcaaCCATTTTTCTCAATAgatttcattaaaatataatttcgaTTAGTAACacattagtttttaatttctacattttttttaaagttgtttttacGGGATTGAGATGTCCTAGACATAACTGAAAACATCTCAAACATGTAAGGTAGTCATTACTATTATGCagtacaaaataattttttagaattaTTAACTGATCGTATGTATGAATCCTATTAAGTGATAATATAtagaatttatattaatatacaagtacaaaaaaaaaaaaattatactagtACTAGTACGAGATTCTATTACGtgatacaaaattatatatttataaaaaaaaattatcttctaaCCTATCCTAGGGATTTATATTAAAGTATATGTCTCacctttcaaaaatatttacttaTGTGAAACATAACACGATCATAATAGGCCAAACAATAGGTAAATATAGGATAAGCTAATGATTCAAAAATAATGACTAACAAATAATATCATtacataaaaaacaaaatgtcatatgtaataaataaaataaaatcaatatatcTTTCGAAAGACAATGTTGTTGTGTCCATACTTAAAGACTAATATTTGTTGGTCAAATTGGGGTAGACCACTTTGTTGGTACTCCCAATCAACCCAATTACCCTATCCACAAGGTAAGACCACTCTTGACACTATTCTAGTATAGTCTACCTCAGtgtaatttcataatatatcttTAGCATCTTTTCATAGACTCTTCATCACCTAATACCACCACAGTCACCAATGCAATTTGAGATTTCATTGAAATTGTTATAGCATAACTCACcacattaattataaattatacattttcATGTACTACAACACCTAACTATTacgtaaataattattttttatttaaatttgggagtattaataagaattttttcttataaaatattaattataacataacttcatctgttttatatttttaataattatttacaatatatttaaaaaatatataagttttacAACAATACAAATTTTACATTAAGATAGAAGATCCATATATTTTATAAGATATTAAAACTAAGTTTTTCATGACTGAAAattttaaaccctaaacccatcTAAATCAATCTAAATCATAAACCTAGATATGATACTCAATCTGATATATcggaaaaaaatgttttcacaCGAACGtctttattaaaaatagtttattcttaaaattaatCTTATAATTTGTGTCTTTTCTTCTGCTATAATAGTACAGTCCTTAAAACAAAATAcatcataaaaataaagaagttgGGAACTTTGGCGGCATGAAACAATATCCTTAAAAGAAAATAGATAAATAGAGAAATAGACACAGAAATATATTCTTAAAAACTTAAATACATTAGGAGTCGAAACCAGAGAATAGCATCTATTGTCATGTTTTGTCTCTCAGGGGAAGTCCCCTCATCTCCACACTATTCTCACTATTCTCACTATTCTCACATCTCAAGAATCAGAATACCCCTTTCCcatcaaaatcactttttttttcattttctcttaaTATTTTCTTGACCTACCATACCAACATGCATCTAAACCATTAATTACACTTCACTTTTATCTTCTTATTTAATACTTTATTTACACACTTTTTCAAATATACATATATTCTTTTACAGTAAATAATAATCTTCTTCTCTTCGAATCCTCTGTTCCCTAGCAATGAAAGCCTCCACAGTGCGGCGAAACTCCTCGTTGCTCATCCCATCTTCAGGCCGCGCCACTTCTTCTACAGCAACACCCTCAATCTTCTTCCTTCCcttttcactctcactctcacacCTACGCATCACACCACGTCGTTTCTCCCTCTCACACCTTCTATAACCCTTTTCCAAACTAATTTTCGCTTCCCCTGTTTTCATCCTCTGTTTCTTTCTGCTATACTCTGCCACAACTGTTTCTTGGTTTTTCGTTGTGTTTTGAATTAACTCTTGGTAGAGATTAGGCTCCTGAACAACGTTGTTGCCCTGAGCGGAGAACTGGGCGAAGAGTGCGATGATTATGATGTTTCCAATGAGGAAAACAAAGCGAGGACTGTTCATGAAGAGTGACAAGTCTCTGAAGTACTCGCCAGAGTTTCTCACTGCAACTGGGAGCTGCATGGAGAACCTTGAAACCAAGACCAAAACCGCACACACTTCGATGATACGTAACAAGCTCGCCACCCTTCGAAGCTTGCGGTGTTTGAGGATGGCGTTGGCTTTCTCTGCTTGGAGGTTATTGAAACTGAAGGAGTCCATTGCTTGAAGGGTTGATGCAGaaacaaacaacaacaacaactcgTGCTATGTGCTTCACTCAAAAGGGAATAAAAATTTGTCTATGGCAATAAAATATGTATGTGATGTTGCAGACAACAGTGAAGAAGCTTCTGCAGTTGGAAGCATGGATACAAAGGAGACAGGGGAAGTGAATGCAATGTGTGAACTCTGTTTGAACAGAGAACAGAATGGTTCTGTTTGGTGCTATGAAGTTGTGCTATTCCTTCTTTATAGAGCAGAATCCAAACTTTTaacaaaatagtaaaataaaaatctcTCAATATTCCATTATCTACTTTTTTTCTATCCCTTCACTGTGTATGTATGAAATTATCTTTACCTTTTTTTCTTCACGTCATGTcaaatttatgatttatatCTAAGTTAAGATTATTTTAAACagcttatttattttttccaaaacttcaaataaccATAACATTATACTAATAATATACTATATAGTTTTTAGTTAACAATGATGAATATTTTGAACAAATGGAagaaaacaccaaaactctttcgtattaaaaaatattaatatactcTAATACTCCTCATTTTTAAGTTTACgtgatataatataattttaaaattatttaattttttcacgTGTATATAGTATATTTTAGCAAAAAAACTATTAGTATGAACCTATGAGTATTCTAATTTATATATGTACCAAATATTggtcaaatatatttttataaaaaatattactaattaTATGTCACCAAGtgagtgaaaaaaatatttaaaaaaaaaagcatcaTCACATATTCTCTTATACTCTGAATTATTTCTGAATTATTTGTGGAACTTGGAATATTCTTCTTTCTAAAACGTCTTTGGACTGAGAGGAATAACTTGACGTGGATATTGATGGCTTTCAGTTATACTGTGACAATTGGCAATATTTAAATAAGGTGTTGTTTGTAGAATCCCTTCTAAACTtaataaagtgaaaaaaaataattatgaatattataaacaCTTTTACTTAACtcaataaaaaagtatttattcaTGACTCAGAGATAATAACAAAAAGACTGCAACACAGAGATAATTCACCCtcattcatttttaaataaaaactttcatttTAGGAATCACAATGCAACTTGAGATCTCAGGCTgacacatgaaaaaagtattattaaataaaatacaaaaacgatacatagatagactatatctattcataaagaagTCTAAGAGCAGACAAGATgaaaacctattataccaatgaaaagtttctctatgaataaatcataaattagccaacttatcagtaCACGAATTTCTTTCACGAAAattatgagtaaccctaaacctaattttcctaaagtaattaagacaagtattcaaTTAATTAGGAAAcatccaaaaaatatttatcctAATAATCAACGCACACAAACCAAAACATAATCACCCTAATATTATTTATTGCctaaattgtttataaaaggaGATGTATTATTTGTTAAATTAAACATGGCTTATGGTAACGACAAAAGACgagaaaaaatcattttcataaaatattgttatatttttgttaatcaTGTGAACATAAAATTGACTAGATTTATCTATATGGAATTAGAAATGATTatttaagaaacaaataaataaaagataaatcatATTAGTGTTTTAAGTGAAACATAGTGTGAAAtttgtttatgaattttttgggtggaaatatttgttAAATCCAAGTAGGTGGTACTCAATGAAAAGACAGAAGAGTCAAACACTGTTTCTACACGCCTTACCCCTTTGGTCTTCTTTCGAATCTAggttaattttttcaattattgaaataggtaataataatagtaatgtaacaattatgataataatatttttatatttatttatagtacTATTGTTTtaatacaatattaatattattaattataataataacaataatatatatcgtatataaagagaatttcttacaaatttgtttctattttatttttattaatattttattttttatatttcagttagtttttatattttaaatatttactaaataattaattatttttataattactaaatcgttaattatttttataattaattaaaaattatcattttattttatttttaatactaaTATACTGTCATTTCGTAAAAAGTTAACAATTTTAAATGTTAGATGTGAaataatttaggaataaaaCAGAGTTTTACCAGTGAAGTagtttttttacatatatttattttccttaaaaattataatttttaacttgttattatttgatttaattattatttttccttattatttaattttttttatcttttctttataaaaaaatatgaatataataataataaaaaaaatgtagatacacaaatatttttatctgcgtttccaataataataataataataataataataataataataatagaataaaaataatggtACTAAACCGGAAATCGTGTTTTCaggtttaattttatataacaaaattagATTGGAAATTCTacttgaaatgaaaaaaaacaactttttttcataaaatgaatataaaattttacgtattttttattttatgattttttttatctagtaATTCTAAAAGAAATTACACTAACCAAAAGGTTGAACACAAATaattaatgtactaaaaaattcaattattctATTGACATAGTTtaagttttatattatttaaaatattttttaaaatacttgaGGCTATAACAATTAGATATTGATAGTATATTCTTAAATTGTGAGTTATTTGAGTAACCACACATGGATATTGCCAAGGATtgcaaaacaaaacacaaagtATTGTCTTGCAAGTTGAATAAATCTATATAGAGTGAGATATGCCTCTAGACAATGATTTTGCAGGTTCTTATTGAAAGTAGTTGAACATGGTTTTACACAATTTAAAGATGATTACTCTTTGTTCACTCATGGTTATGACTCTTCTTGGTCATTTTGTTGGTATATGTGAATGACATCATCTTAGAAAATCATTATTCTTCTTGTGTTAACAACGTACAATTGATATTGAACTCctcattcaaattaaaaatccTTAGTCCTCTTAAATATTTCTCAAACTTAGAATTTGCCAAATTCAGTAAGAGTATTTCATTAAGTCAaagaaaatacatttttcttgccgatatatatatatatatatatattcttttgtttgatgatattgatttcttaagtaGCAAATCGTTTACACTACATATGACTCATAATTTAAAACTTAGCCTCAATGATAGTGATCATATTGAGGATCCCtttgtatataaaaaattaaaatgaaagcTTATGTATTTAACTATTTCTAGAGAAGACAATGAGAACATGAATAATCAATTGACCACACATTCAAATGCAGTCCATCACTTTACGATACTTGAAATCTACTATAggtcatattatttttttcctcgATCAACTGCAAATGTCATCTCTCAACATATATTGATGAGCAACTCTTTAGACATTAGGAGATTAACAATtaccttttgtattttttttgtgattCTCTTTGATTTCTCGTAAGGTTATAAAACAAGGTACTACGTAAAAAATATTGGTTGAATTAGAATATCATAACTTATCACCAGTGATCAATAAGTTGTTTGACTACAACAATTACTCAAacattttaaagttttaattaacACAATTATTATGTGACAACTTACTCTTAATCCCTTTCATTATGAGAGATCCAAACATATAGacattgattattattttatgcgTGAACTCCTTCAAAGATAATttttcactctcattcattCATGTTAACACTTAACACCAAATAACTCACGTATCTACAAATGATCTTTCTTACTATTGCTTTCAATACGTTGGATAAAGTTAAAACTTCCAAAGtggaaattatttataaatatagtaGAAATAGAAAGTGATATCAAAGTGTAAGTTTTAGTTTTGCATCGCAAAAGAAATTTTTGTATGTAATCTAGTCATAATCACGGAGTGGtgagaaaaataaattgattatgAAGGAAATAAATGGAAAGTTGaagagttgtttttttttataaaaaataaatgtaggTGCacctaaattaaaattaacattcaTCACAATTAAAATAtcacttaaatatttttatactatttaaAACTCTGAATAATTTAGAGGTATAATCTATACACAGGTGCATGTACAATGCATACCCATAATTTCTTCCAATAAATGGGTGAATGAGTTAAAAAATTGGAATAAATTTGATGCGACATCAATGTCTGAAATTGAAAAACTCATTCTTAGGTTGTGTATGATATTTTAGAGTTATGTTGTGGATATGGTTCCAGATTCTGCACTATTGAAACCAGGTCCTTCCCACGGAATCAGTGAAACGATGGGTAGCATTATAGAGATTGCTGTTCCCTTCAACCATCACTTCTCTCTCTTCTTGCTTGCTCCAACCAAAGAGGATGAAGGATAATGCTTCTCAGTATAAAACAAAACCTCAAACTACTTTGATCTAAAACtttttaatacataaaaaattattctgtTAACTTCTGTTTAAAGTCTGCAAAATAGTTTTTAACTTTTTTGTATTTAAGTTGTATCACTCCAAAATTCAATTAAACTTGTTTAGGGGACATAATGGTTATaagattaagaaaaaatttgttgaaaatcTTACATCGACTAAGAATTAagatatttcatagtatatatgtGAGTGTAAATATTACCTTATAAACATatggttttatgaggttgagttagacttaaa
Encoded here:
- the LOC137822091 gene encoding protein HYPER-SENSITIVITY-RELATED 4-like, which gives rise to MTTPKFQNVVSTAASVAATVMLLRSFTRNYIPPELQHYLYSKLSKLLSFSSELTLVIDQFHEFAPNPLFAAAQLYLKPHEAPNAKRFRATMPSRSRHVSLLLDGNDEITDSFNGVPFRWKLVAGRHKSNSEVRFFEVRFHKKHREMVLSEYLPRVMEEAKAARERRKTLRLFTVKDKRMRMGGRGDLWQGVNLEHPATLATVAMDWELKEMIIRDLDRFVERKGFYKSVGKAWKRGYLLSGPPGTGKSSLIAAMANYLNFDVYDLELTSVRRNSDLRKLLMATRNRSILVVEDIDCSLQLQDRIAKPTSSQPHSHSFHNPPPPQVTLSGFLSFMDGLWSSCGDERIMVFTTNHKEKLDPALLRPGRMDVHIDMTYCTPGGFKMLASNYLGITEHPLFVQIEKFLGTINVTPAEVGEQFLLDQDPEIALNSLIDLLLQKKRNHELKMKAPLTIE
- the LOC137822102 gene encoding dynein regulatory complex protein 10, producing MDSFSFNNLQAEKANAILKHRKLRRVASLLRIIEVCAVLVLVSRFSMQLPVAVRNSGEYFRDLSLFMNSPRFVFLIGNIIIIALFAQFSAQGNNVVQEPNLYQELIQNTTKNQETVVAEYSRKKQRMKTGEAKISLEKGYRRCEREKRRGVMRRCESESEKGRKKIEGVAVEEVARPEDGMSNEEFRRTVEAFIAREQRIRREEDYYLL